GCTCGGAATCTACACTTCCAACAGAAGCCAACTTCACAGCTTACAAGATCTTGAATTGGAGTTTCAATCCTCAGTTTACAGCACAAAAGTTATTCACCGGATATTTTTTATTCCATATCCATAGCTTAATATTAAAAAACAAACTGCAGAAGTTTAATCTCAAACGGATTTAAGAAACTTCAAAGTTTCGTCAATGTGCTTTTCGGGTTGGAACTGATTGTTGTAGACCAGTCGACACACTCCATTCTTGTCGAGAACATACGTTTGTCTCCCGGGCAGAGTACCAAATAAGTCCGAGGGTACGCCCCACTCTTTTCTAACCTTATTTCCTTCATCGCACAATAGGCTGAATGGAAGTTTATATTTGCTGGCAAATTGCTGTATAGCAGGAGGAGCAAGTATGTTAATCACAGGAGGTCGGGATTTCTTTCTGGATTTATCATCAAAATTATGAACCAAAAAGTCGGACCAATCAAGAAAAGCAAGAAAATTTGATACATGATAAGTAACTTTTCGGCAAATAAAAACCAGCATCCACATACATATTTAAATCTCACTATCAGATTCATGTTTAAACTGGAAGAGAAacaaatgtattttttttaaaaaaaatcagtttATGGGATGCTATCATTAATAAAACCGACGCTGTCACAACTAGTGAAGCTCTATACAAGAAAGGTAAAGGCTGTTATACCTTGTGGGATGCTGCATCATCCCCACTAATCCCAATAACCTCTGCTCCAGCTTTCTTAAATTTCTCATACGAGTCCCTGAAGGCACATGCCTGTAAATAATGTTCAAACATCAATCGGCACctattatttttcaaaagattGATGTGCTGCATGCTTAACACTGGGTATATATTTTGTGATCAATTAAACTTCGACACAAAATTAAGGAATGATGAGTAGATTAAAGCAAAATTTATAACTGTATGACATGATCAATGTGGCAGATATCTAATCAACAATGAGTTAAAGTGCCGTATCCGTTCTTAGTTTAATCATTGCCAATCAAGGTAATTTAATAATTGCCAATCAAGGTATCGTAAATGCAGAGTACCGTTCAGGACAAATCCTATTTACACACTGTTAATTGCTTTGATACTAAAAACTAGTACTGCATTGTTGATTAGCTACTTAAAGCAAAATTTATGCCACTTTCTTGTTCTCTGTTATACTATTTTTTGCACCTAACTATAGAAAACCAAATAATCGACATTTTCCATGAGCTCAAAATGTGAATACTGAATGACTAGGAAGCCTAAAATAGAATACTACATACATAAGTACGACAACCAATCTTATGTTGAATTAATGGCTACGTTACTTTCACTCAGCGGTCGTTCTGTGTGAGATTAGTTCAACACATTTCAAACATACGTAAACGAAAACACAAAGAAAGAGCAGTGATATTTCACTTTATGATCAGGGGAACAAGTGTCTACCTGTTTGGTGCAACCAGGGGTTTCATCACCAGGATAGAAGTAAACAACTACAGGCTTCCCTTTGAATTTAGAAAGACTTACAGTCTTCCCATCTTGGTCTTTCAAAGTAAACGGTGGCACCGATGACCCTTCTGAAACCTTCAAGAAACGCCATAAACAAGCCCAGAAATTGAATCATCACCACATCTCAGAATTTCATGTATCCCACTCATCACAAAAGAAAAATACCACATTTCTGGCAGGGTAaataaaaattccaaaaattacaTTTCAAGAAGATTCCTTTGGTTTTTGAGTGGATACCTTTTCAATTGAAAGCTCAATAATTGGTGGTTTGTATCAACATTCAAAACAAACTATGTCAGTACCTTCAATCTCAACACCACTAAcaaattttatttcatgtccTAAACATCACCATCACATTCAGAAAGTATCCTCAAAACTACTCTCAGGATTGAGTTGACATAATAGAAATTCCAACCAATTAAAGCAAAAAATTCTGCTCAGTTTTGGTTCTTGCATCAAATTGAGCTACAACCAAAGAATCTTTCGTAgacttttgtgtgtgtgtgttgctgTTAGATGGGGCAAGAAACTGAAAAAAGAAGCGATCTTGGTAAATGTACCTTAGCGAAAACGGAAGTTTTCATAGAAGAATGAGATGGAACTGAAAGAGGAGGCACATTGGAGAGCTTGAGGCCATGAAACTGAGACTGCGAAGACTTTGAAAGGAGGGACAAATTCTGATACAATGTAgcttttggggtttgagcatggaGTAAAGATGGAAGAGTGTGATTCATATGGAGTGAAATCGAAGCCATTATGAAATAAAGTGATATTGATGCAACCGAGAAGACGAGTGATGGAGACGGTGTATATTATGTATCAAGAATTACACTAGCAAAGATTTTGTTTCGAGAAAGATATGGAAGAGGGGAGCATGTGGATAAGAAAAGGGGGTGACGATGTTCTTTTGGGTTTAGTCGATCCTGGGCGCGCATTGCCCTGAGTCTTTCGATGACTGACACGTggcattatt
The sequence above is a segment of the Primulina tabacum isolate GXHZ01 chromosome 6, ASM2559414v2, whole genome shotgun sequence genome. Coding sequences within it:
- the LOC142548447 gene encoding peroxiredoxin Q, chloroplastic-like gives rise to the protein MASISLHMNHTLPSLLHAQTPKATLYQNLSLLSKSSQSQFHGLKLSNVPPLSVPSHSSMKTSVFAKVSEGSSVPPFTLKDQDGKTVSLSKFKGKPVVVYFYPGDETPGCTKQACAFRDSYEKFKKAGAEVIGISGDDAASHKQFASKYKLPFSLLCDEGNKVRKEWGVPSDLFGTLPGRQTYVLDKNGVCRLVYNNQFQPEKHIDETLKFLKSV